One segment of Agromyces albus DNA contains the following:
- a CDS encoding NAD(P)-binding protein, with amino-acid sequence MTRIVEADYLVVGAGAMGMAFTDALTAQADVRVALVDRRHGVSGHWLEAYPFVRLHQASAFYGVASTLLGGGQVQQRGPEKGLQERATQTEICLYYARVLDRLVESGKVEFFANSEYLGGRAFVSRISGERFEVPEHCRIVDARYLAPSIPAEKPPPFGVADDVHVLPVNDLARLEDAPSQYVIAGAGKTATDACIWLLSHGVDADAICWVRPREPWMLNRAVVQPDPPVFLGMAADTMQLAAGATSLDDLFLRLEDAGVMLRIDRSVMPTMAKAPTLATWELDQLRTLENVVRRGHIVTVDRGRLGFADGSVAVADDAVVVHCAADGLKYPPLIPVWRPEAITLQPIRAGFPCFGAALIGYVEATRHDDAEKNRICAPSPFPDSLAAWARMVLVGTRSTMSFGAEPDIAEWSARVAINPARIPPGHPGSPALDDARARLREYSRPGLEGLARLIGESLA; translated from the coding sequence ATGACGCGCATCGTCGAAGCGGACTATCTCGTGGTCGGAGCCGGAGCCATGGGGATGGCCTTCACGGACGCCCTGACCGCCCAAGCCGACGTGCGCGTCGCCCTCGTCGATCGCCGCCACGGCGTGAGCGGACACTGGCTCGAGGCGTATCCATTCGTCCGGCTGCACCAGGCGTCCGCCTTCTACGGGGTCGCCTCGACCCTGCTCGGCGGTGGGCAGGTGCAGCAGCGCGGGCCGGAGAAGGGCCTGCAGGAGCGCGCCACCCAGACCGAGATCTGCCTCTACTACGCGCGGGTGCTCGACCGGTTGGTCGAGTCCGGCAAGGTCGAGTTCTTCGCCAACAGCGAGTACCTCGGCGGCCGTGCCTTCGTCTCGCGCATCTCCGGCGAGCGGTTCGAGGTGCCGGAGCACTGCCGGATCGTCGACGCACGCTACCTGGCGCCGAGCATCCCTGCGGAGAAGCCTCCCCCCTTCGGGGTCGCCGACGACGTACACGTGCTGCCGGTCAACGACCTCGCCCGGCTCGAGGACGCGCCGAGTCAGTACGTGATCGCCGGTGCCGGAAAGACGGCGACCGACGCCTGCATCTGGCTGCTCTCGCACGGCGTGGACGCCGACGCGATCTGCTGGGTGCGGCCCCGCGAACCGTGGATGCTCAACCGCGCCGTCGTGCAGCCCGACCCGCCCGTCTTCCTGGGCATGGCCGCCGACACGATGCAGCTGGCGGCGGGCGCCACCTCCCTCGACGACTTGTTCCTCCGGCTCGAGGACGCCGGCGTCATGCTGCGGATCGATCGCTCGGTCATGCCGACCATGGCGAAGGCGCCCACGCTGGCGACGTGGGAGCTCGACCAGCTTCGGACCCTCGAGAACGTCGTGCGTCGCGGGCACATCGTGACCGTCGACCGGGGCAGGCTCGGCTTCGCCGACGGATCGGTCGCCGTCGCCGACGACGCGGTCGTGGTGCACTGCGCGGCGGACGGGCTCAAGTATCCGCCGCTGATCCCCGTTTGGCGGCCCGAGGCCATCACCCTGCAGCCGATCCGGGCAGGCTTCCCCTGCTTCGGAGCGGCGCTGATCGGGTACGTCGAGGCGACCCGCCACGACGACGCGGAGAAGAACCGGATCTGCGCGCCCTCGCCCTTCCCTGACTCGCTCGCGGCATGGGCGCGGATGGTGCTCGTCGGCACACGGTCCACGATGTCGTTCGGTGCGGAGCCGGACATCGCCGAGTGGTCCGCCCGCGTGGCGATCAACCCGGCGCGGATCCCACCGGGGCATCCCGGATCGCCGGCGCTCGACGACGCGCGGGCGCGGCTGCGGGAGTACAGCCGGCCGGGGCTGGAGGGGCTCGCGCGGCTCATCGGGGAGTCGCTCGCGTAG
- a CDS encoding MFS transporter: MIGIRGFWSALPTEGRWLLSTVAIQTLGRGLTLPFTIIYLHEVRGFDLGLSGGLMSLIAIVGLIVTGPGGTLIDRFGARKVLLIGLAAMIAGCTLLAFATHPAVAAVALVLIGVNFGVSWPGFNALIAAVVEGDLRQQYFGVNFALVNLGIGVGGVIGGFFVDVDSPATFTAIFLVDAISCLVPVALLLGPLRHVRTQAEHDDDAPPVGGYREILRQPAVLWLTLLTFLAVFVGYGQFEAGFPAYARQVAEVSTRVVGLAFAVNTAVIVLLQFTVLKRISGRRRTRVMWVMAAVWACSWLVLGAAGLLPDSVAAAIGVLAFMGVFAFGETLLQPTVPAIYNDLASDHNRGRYNAINSAAFQGGAITGPIAAGLLLDWGLNEVYIVVMVLGCVGIGVLAAALERRIPASANGVRTSEPVSG, from the coding sequence GTGATCGGCATCAGGGGGTTCTGGAGCGCGCTGCCCACCGAAGGTCGATGGCTGCTGTCGACGGTCGCGATCCAGACGCTCGGCCGCGGGCTGACCCTGCCGTTCACGATCATCTACCTGCACGAGGTGCGGGGCTTCGACCTCGGGCTCTCCGGCGGGTTGATGAGCCTGATCGCGATCGTCGGACTGATCGTCACCGGCCCGGGCGGCACCCTCATCGACCGGTTCGGCGCCCGCAAGGTCCTGCTCATCGGGCTCGCGGCGATGATCGCCGGCTGCACCCTGCTCGCGTTCGCGACCCACCCCGCGGTCGCGGCCGTCGCGCTCGTGCTCATCGGCGTGAACTTCGGCGTCTCCTGGCCGGGCTTCAACGCACTCATCGCGGCGGTGGTCGAGGGCGACCTGCGGCAGCAGTACTTCGGTGTCAACTTCGCCCTCGTCAACCTCGGCATCGGCGTGGGCGGCGTCATCGGCGGGTTCTTCGTCGACGTCGACTCCCCCGCCACCTTCACCGCGATCTTCCTCGTCGACGCCATCAGCTGCCTCGTGCCGGTGGCACTGCTGCTCGGTCCGCTCCGGCACGTCCGCACGCAGGCCGAGCACGACGACGACGCCCCACCGGTCGGCGGCTATCGCGAGATCCTCCGGCAGCCCGCGGTGCTGTGGCTGACGCTGCTCACCTTCCTCGCGGTCTTCGTCGGCTACGGCCAGTTCGAGGCTGGGTTCCCGGCCTACGCACGGCAGGTCGCCGAAGTCTCGACCAGGGTGGTCGGGCTCGCGTTCGCCGTCAACACCGCGGTGATCGTGCTGTTGCAGTTCACCGTGCTCAAGCGCATCAGCGGGCGCCGTCGCACGCGCGTCATGTGGGTGATGGCGGCGGTGTGGGCGTGTTCGTGGCTGGTCTTGGGTGCCGCCGGGCTGCTGCCCGATTCTGTGGCGGCCGCGATCGGCGTCCTGGCATTCATGGGCGTCTTCGCGTTCGGCGAGACCCTGCTGCAACCGACGGTGCCCGCGATCTACAACGACCTCGCCTCCGATCACAACCGCGGCCGCTACAACGCGATCAACTCGGCGGCGTTCCAGGGTGGTGCGATCACCGGGCCGATCGCCGCGGGCCTGTTGCTCGACTGGGGCCTGAACGAGGTGTACATCGTCGTCATGGTCCTCGGCTGTGTCGGCATCGGCGTGCTGGCCGCCGCGCTCGAACGCCGCATCCCGGCGAGCGCGAACGGCGTTCGCACGTCGGAGCCGGTCAGCGGCTGA
- a CDS encoding ATP-dependent Clp protease ATP-binding subunit, whose protein sequence is MANMQGAPGTQEEQKSALEQFGINLTEIAKAGKLDPVIGRDAEIRRVSQVLTRRTKNNPVLIGEPGVGKTAVVEGLAQRIVAGDVADSLKDKQLVALDISALVAGAMYRGQFEERLKAVLREINDAEGQIITFVDELHLLMGAGGGEGSVAASNMLKPMLARGELRLIGATTLNEYREHIEKDGALERRFQQVYVGEPNVEDTVAILRGLKGRYEAHHGVTISDAALVAAASLSNRYIPARQLPDKAIDLVDEAMSRLKMEIDSSPVEIDQLKRQVDRLKLEELALKKEKDEASKERLAKLRETLVDQERELASLEERWARERMSLNRVGELKKRLDEAITERDRAMREADYQRASKLEYETIKQLERDLAAAEQAESAPDEPRMVNEQVTEEDIAQVIAAWTGIPVGRLLQGETEKLLQLESELGKRLIGQKRAVMSVADAVRRSRAGLSDPNRPTGSFLFLGPTGVGKTELAKALAEFLFDDEHAMVRIDMSEYGEKFSVSRLVGAPPGYIGYEQGGQLTEAVRRRPYSVILLDEVEKAHPEVFDVLLQVLDEGRLTDGQGRTVDFRNVILVLTSNLGSQYLIDPTLSWDDKEQAVLAAVRQAFKPEFVNRLDDIVVFSSLSEEELGEIVNLYVDRLSARLHERRLELGVTPDARAWLAERGYDPLYGARPLRRLMQHEIDDRLARALLTGDIRDGDTVMVALADDGESLTVAKADVLADDRDPGAEGDEVIDAEIIDDEL, encoded by the coding sequence GTGGCCAATATGCAGGGTGCGCCGGGCACGCAAGAGGAGCAGAAGTCGGCGCTCGAGCAGTTCGGCATCAACCTCACCGAGATCGCCAAGGCGGGCAAGCTCGATCCGGTGATCGGGCGCGACGCCGAGATCCGTCGTGTCAGCCAGGTGCTGACGCGCCGCACGAAGAACAATCCCGTGCTCATCGGTGAGCCCGGCGTCGGCAAGACGGCCGTCGTCGAGGGGCTCGCACAGCGCATCGTCGCCGGCGATGTCGCCGACTCGCTGAAGGACAAGCAGCTCGTCGCGCTCGACATCTCGGCGCTCGTGGCCGGTGCGATGTACCGCGGCCAGTTCGAGGAGCGCCTGAAGGCCGTGCTCCGAGAGATCAACGACGCCGAGGGCCAGATCATCACCTTCGTCGACGAGTTGCACCTGCTCATGGGTGCCGGCGGCGGCGAGGGCTCCGTCGCTGCCTCCAACATGCTGAAGCCGATGCTCGCGCGCGGCGAGTTGCGGCTCATCGGCGCCACGACCCTCAACGAGTACCGCGAGCACATCGAGAAGGACGGCGCGCTCGAGCGCCGCTTCCAGCAGGTGTACGTCGGCGAGCCGAACGTCGAAGACACGGTGGCGATCCTCCGCGGGCTCAAGGGCCGGTACGAGGCGCACCACGGAGTGACGATCTCGGATGCCGCGCTCGTCGCCGCGGCATCCCTCTCCAATCGCTACATCCCGGCACGCCAGCTGCCCGACAAGGCCATCGACCTCGTCGACGAGGCGATGTCGCGCCTCAAGATGGAGATCGACTCGTCCCCTGTCGAGATCGACCAGTTGAAGCGCCAGGTCGACCGCCTGAAGCTCGAGGAGCTCGCGCTCAAGAAGGAGAAGGACGAGGCGTCGAAGGAGCGGCTCGCGAAGCTGCGCGAGACCCTCGTCGACCAGGAGCGGGAGCTCGCGTCGCTCGAGGAGCGGTGGGCGCGCGAACGCATGAGCCTGAACCGAGTCGGCGAGCTGAAGAAGCGGCTCGACGAGGCGATCACCGAGCGCGACCGGGCGATGCGCGAGGCCGACTACCAGCGCGCCTCGAAGCTCGAATACGAGACCATCAAGCAGCTCGAGCGTGACCTCGCTGCGGCCGAGCAGGCCGAGAGCGCACCCGACGAGCCGCGCATGGTCAACGAGCAGGTCACCGAGGAGGACATCGCGCAGGTCATCGCCGCGTGGACCGGCATCCCCGTCGGCCGGCTGCTGCAGGGTGAGACCGAGAAGCTCCTGCAGCTCGAGAGCGAGCTCGGCAAGCGGCTCATCGGCCAGAAGCGAGCGGTCATGTCCGTCGCCGACGCCGTGCGCCGTTCGCGCGCAGGACTCAGCGACCCGAACCGCCCCACCGGCTCGTTCCTCTTCCTCGGCCCCACGGGTGTCGGCAAGACCGAGCTCGCGAAGGCGCTCGCCGAGTTCCTCTTCGACGACGAGCACGCGATGGTGCGCATCGACATGTCGGAGTACGGCGAGAAGTTCTCGGTCTCCCGGCTCGTGGGTGCCCCTCCCGGGTACATCGGCTACGAACAGGGCGGACAGCTCACCGAGGCCGTGCGTCGGCGCCCCTATTCGGTGATCCTCCTCGACGAGGTTGAGAAGGCGCACCCCGAGGTGTTCGACGTGCTGCTGCAGGTGCTCGACGAGGGGCGGTTGACCGACGGCCAAGGCCGCACCGTCGATTTCCGCAACGTCATCCTCGTGCTGACGTCGAACCTCGGCTCGCAGTACCTCATCGACCCGACGCTTAGCTGGGATGACAAGGAGCAGGCCGTGCTCGCCGCCGTTCGCCAGGCGTTCAAGCCCGAGTTCGTGAACCGGCTCGACGACATCGTTGTGTTCTCCTCGCTCTCCGAGGAGGAGCTCGGCGAGATCGTGAACCTCTATGTCGACCGGCTTTCTGCGCGGCTGCACGAGCGGCGACTCGAGCTCGGCGTCACGCCCGATGCGCGGGCCTGGCTCGCCGAGCGCGGCTACGACCCGCTCTACGGTGCTCGCCCGCTGCGCCGCCTCATGCAGCACGAGATCGACGACCGGCTCGCGCGGGCGCTCCTCACGGGCGACATCCGCGACGGCGACACGGTCATGGTCGCGCTCGCCGACGACGGCGAGTCGCTCACCGTCGCCAAGGCCGACGTGCTCGCCGACGACCGTGACCCGGGTGCCGAAGGTGACGAGGTCATCGACGCCGAGATCATCGACGACGAGCTGTGA
- a CDS encoding YceI family protein — protein sequence MRKRTVIVSIIAGAVVLGTTAAVAGPIVYRDLIVGPAEAAPSVTAAPSTDASVDASELSGSWTVGEGSFAGYRVDEVLNGTDVTVTGRTEQVTGTLTVDDLTLTDAEFTVDVASIATDSDNRDAYFRDTALRVAEFPTATFELTGPITAEAPPVAGEVQQLTATGDLTVAGVTNTVTVDLEAVFDGSGGQVAGSIPITFADYGVEAPNLGFVSVEPDGFVEFSLVIRQA from the coding sequence ATGCGCAAACGTACCGTCATCGTCTCGATCATCGCCGGGGCCGTCGTCCTCGGCACGACGGCGGCCGTGGCCGGCCCGATCGTCTACCGCGACCTGATCGTGGGCCCGGCAGAAGCAGCGCCCTCGGTGACGGCAGCGCCGTCGACGGATGCTTCGGTCGACGCCTCGGAGCTCTCAGGCTCATGGACCGTGGGCGAGGGTTCGTTCGCGGGCTACCGCGTCGACGAGGTGCTGAACGGAACGGATGTCACGGTCACCGGCCGCACCGAACAGGTCACCGGCACCCTCACCGTCGACGACCTCACGCTCACCGACGCGGAGTTCACCGTCGACGTCGCCTCGATCGCGACCGACTCCGACAACCGCGACGCCTACTTCCGCGACACCGCACTGCGCGTCGCCGAGTTCCCGACCGCGACGTTCGAGCTCACCGGGCCGATCACGGCCGAGGCTCCTCCCGTCGCCGGCGAGGTGCAGCAGCTCACCGCAACGGGAGATCTCACGGTGGCGGGAGTCACCAACACCGTCACGGTCGACCTCGAGGCCGTCTTCGACGGCTCCGGCGGACAGGTCGCCGGCAGCATCCCCATCACGTTCGCCGACTACGGCGTCGAGGCGCCGAACCTCGGTTTCGTCTCAGTCGAGCCCGACGGCTTCGTGGAGTTCTCCCTCGTCATCCGGCAGGCGTGA
- a CDS encoding nitroreductase family deazaflavin-dependent oxidoreductase, with translation MPLKGEYAPSTSAWARQQAETFEASGGQKGNTLRGRPVIVLTTIGAKSGKLRKTALMRVEHDGEYAVVASQGGAPKHPTWYWNLKRNPHVELQDGAEKHDYLARELEGDERATWWARALETWPAYAEYQTKTDRVIPVFLLTRTDG, from the coding sequence ATGCCACTCAAGGGCGAATACGCGCCGAGCACCTCAGCCTGGGCTCGACAGCAGGCCGAGACCTTCGAGGCGTCGGGCGGACAGAAGGGCAACACGCTGCGCGGCCGACCCGTCATCGTGCTGACCACGATCGGCGCCAAGTCGGGCAAGCTCCGCAAGACCGCGCTCATGCGCGTCGAGCACGACGGCGAGTACGCGGTGGTCGCTTCCCAGGGCGGCGCCCCGAAGCATCCGACCTGGTACTGGAACCTCAAGAGGAACCCGCACGTCGAGCTGCAAGACGGAGCCGAGAAGCACGACTACCTCGCGCGCGAGCTCGAGGGCGACGAGCGCGCGACCTGGTGGGCGAGGGCCCTCGAGACCTGGCCGGCCTACGCCGAGTACCAGACGAAGACCGACCGGGTCATCCCGGTGTTCCTGCTCACGCGCACTGACGGCTGA